Within Nitrosopumilus sp., the genomic segment TTTAAAAAATTAGAAAAAGTTACTTTGGGAAACAAAGTAAAGGTTACAATATCTACTGGTGATTTTGAAAATATTGAAAAAAATTTAGAGAAAAGTAATGTGTTAATTCTAACAAATGAAAAGATGGATTCTATTATTCGACATGGTGCAGAATGGGTTGATGACATAGGCCTTGTAATCTCTGATGAAGTACATTTGATTGGAGATGAGAGCAGGGGCCCAACACTTGAAATGATTCTTACACAACTAAAACTATTGGAGACAAAACCTCAGATTGTAGGTCTTAGTGCAACTATCACAAATTCTGATGAACTTGCAGATTGGCTTGAATGCACATTAGTAGAAAATAACTGGAGACCAGTTCCACTTTCTGAAGGAGTATGTGATGAAGGTCTAGTAACCATGAGTGATGGAGATACTTTTGAAGTCAAACGTAGTTTGATGGGAACTCCGATAGATTTAGGCGTACAATCAGTAAAAGATGGAGGCCAATCTCTAGTATTTGCCGAGACTAGAACCCGCTCAAAGTCTCTTGCAACAAAAGCAGCAGAGACAATTTCTCAAATTCTAGAAAAAAAAGAAATTTCTGATCTAGAAAAGACTTCGAAAAAATTACTATCTGAAAATGAACATACTGAATTGGTCAAAACTTTAGCAACTCTTGTAAAGAAAGGAGTTGCATTTCACCATGCAGGACTAAATCAAAAATGTAGAGAAACAATAGAGACAGAATTTCGTAAAGGCACAATCAAACTGTTATCATCAACCCCTACACTAGCTGCAGGTGTTAATCTTCCTGCAAGACGAGTTGTTATTTCAAATGTAAATAGATATAATGCTAAAGTTGGTGCAAACAGACCAATTAGTATTTTGGAATACAAACAACTTTCTGGAAGAGCTGGCAGACCACAGTATGATGATTTTGGTGAATCAATTATTGTTGGTAATGGAAATACTGAGGATCTAATAGAGTATTACATTAATGGAGAACCTGAGCCCATTGAATCAAAAATTACTGATGACAAATCTTTACGAACACATATTCTTAGTGTTATAGTTACACATCCTGGAATTAAAAAAGAAGAGATTTTAGAATTCTTTTTGCAAACCTTGGGTGGATTACAATCAAGAAAACCTACAATAAAATTTGCAATAGACATATCTTTACGTTTTCTTTCAAGTAAGTTTCTCATAATCAAAAAAGGTGAGAGATATGCAGCAACTGAATTTGGAAAAAAGACATCAATGCTTTACATTGATCCATTAACTGCAACCTACTTTAGAGATTCAATTGAAAACGTATCTGAAGAAGGAAAACACACTTTTGGATTTTTACATCTTATAACAAATTGTGAAGAATTTTTTCCAAAATTCTCCTTACGACAAAAAGATTATGAGACTGCAAGTCTGATGATAGAGAATCATTCATCCCAACTACTAGAGCCAATATCTGAATATGATTGCTCAAGAAGTCTCTTGGCCTTACAATCATGGATTACAGAATCTACAGAATTATCTCTCTCCGATAGCCTCGGAATAGAGTCCGGAGATATGCATAGGATGACCGAAAACGCCAATTGGTTATCTTATTGTCTAAGAGAAATTTCAAAGCATGTTGAAAGAGCAGATTTGCTTGAAGAACTAGGTGATTTGAGAAATAGAGTGGTTTATGGAATAAGAGAGGAATTGTTAGACTTGGTGAGGGTTAAAGGAATTGGTAGGGTTAGAGCCAGAATTCTCTTCAAACATGGAATAAAGAATCTAGATGATCTGAGGAAAATTCCAGTGAATAAATTGGCAGAAATTGATAAAATTGGTTCAACCATTGCGGATAACATAAAGGAAGAGTTACGAAGGGTAAGATAGTTTGCTTGATTTACTAATTCCTGCAATTATTTCATGCATTGTAGCATTTGTTATAGTGTATGCTATGACACCGCCTTTAATCAAAATTTTAGAAAAAAGAAATTTTGCGGTAAAGGATATGAACAAAAAAGAAGATGTGATGGTAGTAAGACCTGGAGGTCCTGCATTAATTGTAGGAATTATTGCATCTGAAATTGTTCTTTATGCATTTTTACAAATGAATGAAATAATTGCAATTGTAATCACAACCTCTGCAGCATTTCTAATTGGATATGTTGATGATAGAAAAGTGATGGGTGGATGGTTTAAACCAGTTGCATTAGCAGTAGCTGCAATCCCAATTATAGCACTAGGTGCATATGATAGCACTCTTGCTTTTCCTTTGTTTGGAACGGTACAAATTCCGGCACTCTATCTTGTACTGATAATTTTTATGATTCCAATTACTGGAAATACAATCAACTCTATTGATGTTCTTAATGGAGTTGCTAGTGGATTTATGGTGATTGCCAGCTTTTCATTATCAATTTGTTTGTTTATTGTACAAAATTATGAGATTGCAATAATCAGCTTACCTCTTGGATTTGTTTCGTTGGCTTTTTACAAATATCACAAGGTTCCAAGCAAAATTTTTCCTGGAGATTCTGGAGCACTAACTTTGGGTGCGATGTATGGTGCTATTGCAATTGTTGGAGGAGTTGAAATAATTGCTGCAGTTGCTCTTTTGCCTGCAGTAATCAACTCATTTTTGTTCCTCTCAAGCGTAAAACGAATTGTAGAACATAGACAAATCAAGGGAAAACCAGTAGAACATACTGAAGATTTTAGATTAAAGGCAACTGATGATAAACAAGCACCTGTAACATTGGTGAGATTGATTCTTGCAGGAGGACCAATGTCTGAAAAACAAGTAGGATTTGCAATTTTCAAATTGGCAATATTTTCAGGAGTTTTGGCAGTAATTACTGCATTTATGATGGGAGTATCATTATGAAATCTGGTCTATTTGGATTTTTGTTTGGAATGTGGATACTAATTATTATTGGAGGTGGGATTGTGGTTACACTTCTGGGACCAATATCTATTTCTGGATTTGGTGAGTTAAATTGGTTTATTGCATCTGTGATTAAAGCAATAATTGCTCTAGTTCTTGTTGTAATATGGATTTTAATTTTGTCAAAACTAAAGAATTGGATTTTCAAAAAAGAAATTAAACTCTAACTTTCTAACCACTGTCTTTGCTTTTTGTCATATTCTTCTCTTGTATATCTGATTGAAGCTGGAGATCCCATCACAACAGAATTTTCTGGAACATCTCTTGTTACAATTGCACCCATTGCAACAACACTATTTTTTCCTACCGTCACACCTGCTTTGATTACTGCACGTGCACCAATTATTGCATTATCACCAATGTTAACTCCAATCATTTTATCACACATTGGATAAGGATCATTTGTTAATACTGCAGCAGGTCCAATGAATGCATTCTTTCCAATTCTGGATAATGGTGGAATGTATGCTTGACCTTCAATCTTTGTATTTTCTCCAATTTTTACATCATAATCAATATGTACAAGAGAACCAATCTTAACATTATCTCCAATCTCTACATTATCTCCAACATATGAAAAATGCCAAATTTGGACATTATTGCCAATCTTTGCTTTCTCTGAAATAAAATTAGTTACCATTTCTTACAAGTGCCATGGGTTTGCCTTTGTAATAATTTTTTCAGGCAATTTATCCTTGTAGTTTTTTAGAAATTCCATTTCTTGCTTTTTATCACGTAATTCATCAGGAAGCATTATTGGAATTTCTTCTATAATTGGGTAAAATCGAGAGCATTTTGGACAAAAAATTGCACCTTCTGAAACCACGTTATCTTTCTCCTTTATCCCAAATAATTCCAAAGGATGATTTTTGTCAATTGGACATGCCAATATATCCATCATTGTTTTATTCATTTTAGATCCAGATAGATGGGAATTCCCTTTTGACTAGATAAAAGTGCTGCCTCGGCAATTTTTGTTACATTTACTGCCTCTTGTGATTTAACAATGTGTTCATTCTTGCCTTCAATTGCACCAAGAAAACTTTGAATTTCACGTAATAGTGGCTCTTGTTTCTCATTTTGAATTGTTTCTGAATCTTCATCTTTTTCTACAATAATTTCTTGAGTAATAAAATCAGATGAAATTATTGCATCGGTACATACTGCACTGAATTTTCTCAATTTTTTTGGTGTAATCCAATTTGATGAAATTATTGCAACTTTATCATTTTTGTATCCAAGCATTATGCTTGTAAAATCCTCATGTTCGTGTTTTATTTTTCCTGCTCTTGCAAAAACAACTTGTGGCATATCA encodes:
- a CDS encoding acyltransferase, producing the protein MVTNFISEKAKIGNNVQIWHFSYVGDNVEIGDNVKIGSLVHIDYDVKIGENTKIEGQAYIPPLSRIGKNAFIGPAAVLTNDPYPMCDKMIGVNIGDNAIIGARAVIKAGVTVGKNSVVAMGAIVTRDVPENSVVMGSPASIRYTREEYDKKQRQWLES
- a CDS encoding glycosyltransferase 4 family protein: MLDLLIPAIISCIVAFVIVYAMTPPLIKILEKRNFAVKDMNKKEDVMVVRPGGPALIVGIIASEIVLYAFLQMNEIIAIVITTSAAFLIGYVDDRKVMGGWFKPVALAVAAIPIIALGAYDSTLAFPLFGTVQIPALYLVLIIFMIPITGNTINSIDVLNGVASGFMVIASFSLSICLFIVQNYEIAIISLPLGFVSLAFYKYHKVPSKIFPGDSGALTLGAMYGAIAIVGGVEIIAAVALLPAVINSFLFLSSVKRIVEHRQIKGKPVEHTEDFRLKATDDKQAPVTLVRLILAGGPMSEKQVGFAIFKLAIFSGVLAVITAFMMGVSL
- a CDS encoding DEAD/DEAH box helicase, producing the protein MNIDKLKLPETAIEFLKSQGFTKLYPPQADSVKSGLLDGKSILVSAPTASGKTLIAMLAMLSYISKNKGKIIYLSPLRALAAEKFTEFKKLEKVTLGNKVKVTISTGDFENIEKNLEKSNVLILTNEKMDSIIRHGAEWVDDIGLVISDEVHLIGDESRGPTLEMILTQLKLLETKPQIVGLSATITNSDELADWLECTLVENNWRPVPLSEGVCDEGLVTMSDGDTFEVKRSLMGTPIDLGVQSVKDGGQSLVFAETRTRSKSLATKAAETISQILEKKEISDLEKTSKKLLSENEHTELVKTLATLVKKGVAFHHAGLNQKCRETIETEFRKGTIKLLSSTPTLAAGVNLPARRVVISNVNRYNAKVGANRPISILEYKQLSGRAGRPQYDDFGESIIVGNGNTEDLIEYYINGEPEPIESKITDDKSLRTHILSVIVTHPGIKKEEILEFFLQTLGGLQSRKPTIKFAIDISLRFLSSKFLIIKKGERYAATEFGKKTSMLYIDPLTATYFRDSIENVSEEGKHTFGFLHLITNCEEFFPKFSLRQKDYETASLMIENHSSQLLEPISEYDCSRSLLALQSWITESTELSLSDSLGIESGDMHRMTENANWLSYCLREISKHVERADLLEELGDLRNRVVYGIREELLDLVRVKGIGRVRARILFKHGIKNLDDLRKIPVNKLAEIDKIGSTIADNIKEELRRVR
- a CDS encoding Trm112 family protein, whose protein sequence is MNKTMMDILACPIDKNHPLELFGIKEKDNVVSEGAIFCPKCSRFYPIIEEIPIMLPDELRDKKQEMEFLKNYKDKLPEKIITKANPWHL